One window from the genome of Acuticoccus sp. I52.16.1 encodes:
- a CDS encoding carbohydrate ABC transporter permease: MAVDVQQPGARASARAPSAAARLGQSKGFLSFWFMLPAAALLLLFLAYPLLLGVWLGFTDARIGSEGQWIGLENYWWLFDDPVFWLSVYNTFLYTVVASIIKFALGLWLALLLNHHLPFKAILRAIVLLPWIVPTVLSAIAFWWIYDAQFSIISWSLVKLGLIDSYINFLGDPNTARASVIAANIWRGIPFVAITLLAGLQTIPQSLYEAALIDGASPWQRFRYVTFPMLTPIIAVVMTFSVLFTFTDFQLIYVLTRGGPLNATHLMATLSFQRAIPGGYLGEGAAIAVSMIPFLLGAILFSYFGLQRRRWQQGGGD, from the coding sequence ATGGCCGTAGACGTTCAACAGCCCGGCGCGCGGGCCTCGGCGAGGGCGCCGAGCGCCGCCGCGCGACTGGGGCAGAGCAAGGGCTTCCTCAGCTTCTGGTTCATGCTGCCGGCGGCGGCGCTGCTGCTGCTCTTCCTCGCCTATCCGCTGCTGCTGGGCGTCTGGCTCGGCTTCACCGATGCGCGCATCGGCAGCGAGGGCCAATGGATCGGCCTCGAGAACTACTGGTGGCTGTTCGACGATCCGGTCTTCTGGCTCTCGGTCTACAACACGTTCCTGTACACGGTCGTCGCGTCGATCATCAAATTCGCGCTCGGCCTGTGGCTCGCGCTGCTCCTCAATCATCACCTGCCGTTCAAGGCGATCCTGCGCGCCATCGTGCTGCTGCCGTGGATCGTGCCGACCGTGCTGTCGGCCATCGCCTTCTGGTGGATCTACGACGCGCAGTTCTCGATCATCTCCTGGTCGCTGGTGAAGCTCGGCCTGATCGACAGCTACATCAATTTCCTGGGCGATCCGAACACCGCGCGCGCCTCGGTGATCGCCGCCAACATCTGGCGCGGCATCCCGTTCGTCGCCATCACGCTGCTGGCCGGCCTGCAGACGATCCCGCAGTCGCTCTATGAGGCGGCGTTGATCGACGGCGCCTCGCCCTGGCAGCGCTTCCGCTACGTGACGTTCCCGATGCTCACCCCGATCATCGCCGTGGTGATGACCTTCTCGGTGCTCTTCACCTTCACCGACTTCCAGCTGATCTACGTGCTGACTCGAGGCGGCCCGCTCAACGCCACCCACCTGATGGCGACGCTGTCCTTCCAGCGCGCCATTCCGGGCGGCTACCTGGGCGAGGGCGCGGCGATCGCGGTGTCGATGATCCCGTTCCTGCTGGGCGCGATTCTCTTCAGCTACTTCGGACTCCAGCGGCGCCGCTGGCAGCAGGGCGGCGGGGATTAA
- a CDS encoding carbohydrate ABC transporter permease, with protein MAIREEEQIAETSARFWRWGRQNPKDEPEGASTDYLISLPRRVVTVYIPIVCFLIVLLFPFYWMAITAFKSNEELYDYDKYSPFWVSNPTLANVYKLFFETSYPVWLWNTMLVSVVATFISLFCAVCAAYAIERLRFKGSRIVGMGIFLAYLVPPSILFIPLAVIVFSYGLFDTPLALILTYPTFLIPFCTWLLMGYFRSIPYELEECALIDGASRLQILVKILLPLAVPGLISAGIFAFTLSWNEFIYALTFISSSENKTVPVGVITELVEGDVYHWGSLMAGALMGSLPVAILYSFFVEHYVASMTGAVKE; from the coding sequence ATGGCCATTCGCGAAGAGGAACAGATCGCCGAGACCTCCGCCCGCTTCTGGCGCTGGGGCCGGCAGAACCCGAAGGACGAGCCGGAGGGAGCGTCGACCGACTACCTCATTTCACTGCCGCGGCGCGTGGTGACGGTCTACATCCCGATCGTGTGCTTCCTGATCGTGCTGCTCTTCCCGTTCTACTGGATGGCGATCACCGCCTTCAAGTCGAACGAGGAGCTGTACGACTACGACAAATACAGCCCGTTCTGGGTCAGCAATCCGACGCTCGCCAACGTCTACAAGCTGTTCTTCGAGACGAGCTATCCGGTGTGGCTGTGGAACACGATGCTGGTGTCGGTCGTCGCCACGTTCATCTCGCTGTTCTGCGCGGTGTGCGCCGCCTACGCCATCGAGCGGTTGCGCTTCAAGGGCTCGCGGATCGTCGGCATGGGGATCTTCCTGGCCTACCTGGTGCCGCCGTCGATCCTCTTCATCCCGCTGGCGGTCATCGTCTTCAGCTACGGCCTGTTCGACACGCCGCTCGCCCTCATCCTCACCTATCCGACCTTCCTCATCCCGTTCTGCACCTGGCTCTTGATGGGCTACTTCCGCTCCATCCCCTACGAATTGGAGGAGTGCGCCCTGATCGACGGCGCCTCGCGCCTTCAGATCCTGGTGAAGATCCTGCTGCCGCTGGCGGTGCCCGGGCTCATCTCGGCCGGCATCTTCGCCTTCACGCTCTCGTGGAACGAGTTCATCTACGCGCTCACCTTCATCTCATCGTCCGAAAACAAGACCGTGCCGGTGGGCGTCATCACCGAGCTGGTGGAGGGTGACGTCTACCACTGGGGCTCGCTGATGGCGGGCGCGCTGATGGGATCCTTGCCGGTCGCGATCCTCTACTCCTTCTTCGTGGAGCACTACGTCGCGTCGATGACGGGGGCGGTGAAGGAGTAG
- a CDS encoding cytochrome c, producing MMRVAIAVALAAGMTGGASADPAAGHEKAAMCATCHGMDGIGTNPEVPHIAGESEIYLMAQLRAFRSGERQHQQMSIIAQSLDDQDIRDLADYYASIRFEVTVPDY from the coding sequence ATGATGAGAGTTGCGATCGCCGTGGCGCTGGCCGCGGGGATGACCGGGGGCGCGAGCGCGGACCCGGCCGCGGGTCACGAAAAGGCTGCGATGTGCGCCACCTGCCACGGGATGGACGGCATCGGCACCAACCCCGAGGTGCCGCACATCGCCGGCGAGAGCGAGATCTATCTGATGGCGCAGCTGCGTGCCTTCCGCTCCGGCGAACGGCAGCACCAGCAGATGTCGATCATCGCCCAGTCGCTCGACGATCAGGACATCCGCGACCTGGCCGACTACTACGCTTCGATCCGGTTCGAGGTCACGGTGCCGGACTACTGA
- a CDS encoding sorbosone dehydrogenase family protein: protein MLRSLLTTVAASCLATTAFAQAPVPDNLEKLSNFQSTGITDFTVIEQGGKKADNLNAILENITLPDGFKIELYAIVPDARHMAVGPQGIVTFVGTRKTKVWAVTDRDKDRVADEVKDFAPSLAFTIPNGPCFSPDGFLYIAEQNRVLVFPAAEFFYESPDVAAFNVVKQGDLIPVDDESFNHTARVCKIGPDGKLYITLGQPFNVPAADKLAGYDKAGIGGIIRIGTDGTGREVYTTGVRNSVGLDFDPETGDLWFTDNQVDGMGDDIPPGELNHQTAAGQNFGFPWFGGGNIRTNEYKGEEPPADVVFPAVEMTAHAADLGMEFYDGDMFPAEFKNTIFSAQHGSWNRTQPVGARIMVTTIDEEGAAVSKPFAEGWLTESGEYLGRPVDIAELRDGSILVSDDLAGAIYRISYGE, encoded by the coding sequence ATGCTCCGATCCCTACTCACGACCGTCGCGGCCTCATGCCTCGCGACCACCGCGTTCGCCCAGGCCCCTGTTCCTGACAACTTGGAAAAACTGTCCAATTTTCAGAGCACTGGCATCACCGACTTCACGGTGATCGAGCAGGGCGGCAAGAAGGCGGACAACCTCAACGCCATCCTGGAGAACATCACCCTCCCGGACGGCTTCAAGATCGAGCTGTACGCCATCGTGCCCGATGCGCGGCACATGGCCGTCGGCCCGCAGGGGATCGTCACCTTCGTCGGCACCCGCAAGACCAAGGTCTGGGCCGTGACCGACCGGGACAAGGACCGCGTCGCCGACGAAGTGAAGGACTTCGCCCCGTCACTGGCCTTCACCATCCCCAACGGCCCGTGTTTTTCGCCCGACGGCTTCCTCTATATCGCCGAGCAGAACCGCGTTCTCGTCTTCCCGGCGGCCGAGTTCTTCTACGAGAGCCCGGATGTCGCCGCGTTCAACGTGGTGAAGCAGGGCGACCTCATTCCGGTCGACGATGAAAGCTTTAACCACACCGCGCGGGTGTGCAAGATCGGGCCCGACGGCAAGCTCTACATCACGCTCGGCCAACCCTTCAACGTCCCCGCCGCGGACAAGCTGGCCGGCTACGACAAGGCCGGGATCGGCGGCATCATCCGCATCGGCACCGACGGAACCGGGCGCGAGGTCTACACCACCGGCGTGCGCAACTCGGTCGGCCTCGACTTCGACCCCGAGACCGGCGACCTGTGGTTCACCGACAATCAGGTCGACGGCATGGGCGACGACATCCCGCCGGGCGAGTTGAACCACCAGACCGCGGCCGGCCAGAACTTCGGCTTCCCCTGGTTCGGCGGCGGCAACATCCGCACCAACGAATACAAGGGCGAGGAGCCGCCGGCCGACGTCGTCTTCCCGGCGGTGGAGATGACCGCCCACGCCGCCGACCTCGGCATGGAGTTCTACGACGGCGACATGTTCCCCGCCGAGTTCAAGAACACCATCTTCTCCGCCCAGCACGGCTCGTGGAACCGCACCCAGCCGGTCGGCGCCCGCATCATGGTCACCACCATCGACGAGGAGGGTGCGGCCGTCTCCAAACCCTTCGCCGAAGGGTGGCTGACCGAGAGCGGCGAATATCTCGGCCGACCGGTCGACATCGCCGAGCTGCGCGACGGGTCGATCCTGGTGTCGGACGACCTCGCCGGCGCGATCTACCGCATCTCCTACGGCGAATAA
- a CDS encoding AbrB family transcriptional regulator, whose protein sequence is MLRGLIVALVPALAGAGACVALGVPAGALIGSTLAVTAVALARLGPRVPQTLRDTAFATIGVTLGSGVTPHLLSDLARFPLSLAALTVTIVVVMALSGMVLRRGFGLDRATSILATSPGAMSYALSLAVGGGRAKPDTQTVMTLQSLRLLLITVLLPPLIAQIDATTGTPHPAVAALPILSLVPSVVLIAAAFVVGIGFGRLHVPAAFLLAGVVTSGLAHGAGLLEGRPSNILTFVGFSLAGAVIGERFDRLDRTALKHLIVAGLVTTGIAVGVSGLASAGVAHLLALPFGQVWVSFAPGGVEGMGAMALALGYDPVYVATHHIYRLLLLIALLPILLRRI, encoded by the coding sequence ATGCTGCGCGGCCTCATCGTCGCGCTGGTCCCCGCGCTGGCGGGGGCGGGCGCCTGCGTCGCCCTCGGCGTCCCGGCGGGGGCGCTGATCGGCTCGACCCTGGCGGTGACGGCCGTCGCGCTCGCCCGGCTCGGCCCGCGCGTGCCGCAGACCCTGCGCGACACCGCCTTCGCCACCATCGGCGTCACCCTCGGCTCCGGCGTCACGCCGCACCTATTGTCCGACCTGGCGCGCTTCCCGCTCAGCCTCGCGGCGCTGACGGTGACGATCGTCGTCGTCATGGCACTGTCGGGCATGGTGCTGCGGCGCGGCTTCGGCCTCGACCGGGCGACCTCAATCCTCGCGACGTCACCCGGTGCGATGTCCTACGCGCTGTCGCTCGCCGTCGGCGGTGGCCGCGCCAAGCCCGACACGCAGACGGTGATGACGTTGCAGAGCCTGCGGCTCCTCCTCATCACCGTGCTGCTGCCGCCGCTGATCGCGCAGATCGATGCGACCACCGGCACCCCTCACCCGGCCGTCGCGGCCTTGCCGATCCTGTCGCTGGTGCCGAGCGTCGTCCTCATCGCGGCGGCGTTCGTCGTCGGCATCGGCTTCGGACGGCTCCACGTGCCGGCGGCCTTCCTGCTCGCGGGCGTCGTCACCAGCGGTCTCGCGCATGGCGCCGGGCTGCTGGAGGGGCGCCCGTCCAACATCCTCACCTTCGTCGGCTTCTCGCTGGCGGGCGCAGTGATCGGCGAGCGGTTCGACCGGCTGGATCGCACGGCGCTGAAACACCTCATCGTCGCCGGCCTGGTGACGACGGGGATCGCGGTCGGCGTGTCCGGCCTCGCCAGCGCCGGCGTCGCGCACCTTCTGGCGTTGCCGTTCGGGCAGGTGTGGGTGTCGTTCGCGCCGGGCGGCGTCGAGGGCATGGGGGCGATGGCGCTGGCACTGGGCTACGATCCGGTCTACGTCGCCACGCACCACATCTATCGCCTGCTCCTCCTGATCGCGCTGCTGCCGATCCTCCTGCGGCGGATCTAG
- a CDS encoding tripartite tricarboxylate transporter permease produces the protein MDAIVTGLGQGFATALDPLNLFLVLAGCFAGTLIGALPGIGPINGVAILLPIAYGFGLPPESAIILLAGIYYGAEYGGRISSILLNVPGDAGAVMTTLDGNPMAKNGEAGRALSLSAIASFVGGTFAVVLMSLFGPALASYAVTFSPSDYVALMVFAFASLASLVGANPVKTLLGAVIGLMLASIGIDANTGVERYTFGIPDILAGIDFLVVVIGLFGMAELITLVEHQASGTLKALKIDKSFVSWADMARVKWTILRSAFIGFFIGILPGTGASVASAVAYGTEKRIAKDSEGFGKGDIRGLAAPEAANNAAAGGAMVPMLTLGIPGSGTTAILLGALLLFNVTPGPLMFTQRPEIAWGLIASMYIGNIALIIINLPLVGLFARMLTIPQQYLTPLIGVLAFIGVYSVVSNPHDLFMITGLGVVGWVMRKLDYSLAPVILGFVLGSLFEDNLRRALSISGGDWMILVQSNNAVVLYGLAALVVIVPIWASRRRRAARATADTAPTQP, from the coding sequence ATGGACGCGATCGTCACCGGCCTCGGCCAAGGCTTCGCCACCGCTCTCGACCCGCTCAACCTGTTCCTGGTGCTGGCCGGCTGCTTCGCCGGCACGCTGATCGGCGCGCTGCCGGGCATCGGCCCGATCAACGGCGTCGCCATCCTGCTGCCCATCGCCTACGGGTTCGGCCTGCCGCCGGAATCGGCCATCATCCTGCTCGCCGGCATCTACTACGGCGCCGAATATGGCGGGCGCATCTCCTCCATCCTGCTCAACGTTCCGGGCGACGCCGGCGCCGTCATGACGACGCTCGACGGCAACCCGATGGCCAAGAACGGCGAGGCCGGGCGCGCGCTGTCGCTCTCGGCGATCGCCTCGTTCGTCGGCGGCACGTTCGCGGTCGTGCTGATGTCGCTCTTCGGCCCCGCGTTGGCGTCCTATGCGGTGACCTTCTCGCCGTCGGACTATGTGGCGCTGATGGTGTTCGCGTTCGCCTCGCTGGCCTCGCTGGTGGGCGCCAACCCGGTGAAGACGCTGCTGGGTGCGGTGATCGGCCTGATGCTGGCCTCCATCGGCATCGACGCCAACACCGGCGTCGAGCGCTACACGTTCGGCATCCCGGACATCCTCGCCGGGATCGACTTCCTGGTCGTCGTCATCGGCCTCTTCGGCATGGCCGAGCTGATTACCCTGGTGGAGCATCAGGCATCCGGCACGCTGAAGGCGCTGAAGATCGACAAGAGCTTCGTCTCCTGGGCCGACATGGCGCGGGTGAAATGGACCATCCTGCGCTCGGCCTTCATCGGCTTCTTCATCGGCATCCTGCCGGGCACCGGTGCGTCGGTCGCGTCCGCGGTGGCCTACGGGACCGAGAAGCGCATCGCCAAGGATAGCGAGGGCTTCGGCAAGGGTGACATCCGCGGCCTGGCGGCACCGGAAGCGGCCAACAACGCGGCCGCCGGCGGGGCGATGGTGCCGATGCTGACGCTCGGCATCCCGGGGTCGGGCACGACGGCGATCCTTCTGGGCGCGCTCCTGCTGTTCAACGTCACGCCGGGGCCGTTGATGTTCACGCAGCGGCCGGAGATCGCCTGGGGCCTCATCGCCTCCATGTACATCGGCAACATCGCGCTGATCATCATCAACCTGCCGCTGGTCGGGCTGTTCGCGCGGATGCTGACGATCCCGCAGCAATACCTCACACCGCTGATCGGCGTGCTGGCCTTCATCGGCGTCTACTCGGTGGTGTCCAACCCGCACGACCTCTTCATGATCACCGGGCTCGGCGTCGTCGGCTGGGTCATGCGCAAGCTGGACTATTCGCTGGCGCCGGTGATCCTCGGTTTCGTGCTGGGCTCGCTGTTCGAGGACAACCTGCGCCGCGCACTCTCCATCTCTGGCGGAGACTGGATGATCCTGGTGCAGTCCAACAACGCGGTGGTGCTCTACGGGCTGGCCGCGCTGGTCGTGATCGTGCCGATCTGGGCTTCGCGCCGCCGCCGCGCGGCCCGTGCCACGGCCGACACCGCGCCGACGCAGCCCTGA
- a CDS encoding tripartite tricarboxylate transporter TctB family protein — protein MVDRLFAGVLLLVAIGYTFIAFTAIKAPFQYDPLGPESWPRLLGVAAILCTGVLVAKPDVARFGLPLPTWARLAILVVLLFGYAEFFRPAGFIVSTFAFCALLSLMLGARVLQAIAFGLATGVVGYFVCTGLLDLNLPAGIFADYL, from the coding sequence ATGGTCGACAGGCTGTTCGCCGGCGTCCTCCTCCTGGTCGCGATCGGCTACACCTTCATCGCATTCACCGCCATCAAGGCCCCGTTCCAGTATGACCCGCTGGGCCCCGAATCCTGGCCGCGCCTGCTCGGCGTCGCCGCGATCCTGTGCACCGGCGTCCTGGTCGCCAAGCCCGACGTGGCGCGGTTCGGCCTGCCGCTACCGACCTGGGCGCGGCTGGCGATCCTGGTGGTCCTGCTGTTCGGCTATGCGGAGTTCTTCCGCCCGGCCGGCTTCATCGTCTCCACCTTCGCCTTCTGCGCGTTGCTATCGCTGATGCTGGGGGCGCGGGTGCTGCAGGCGATCGCCTTCGGTTTGGCGACCGGCGTCGTCGGCTACTTCGTCTGCACCGGCCTGCTCGACCTCAATCTCCCCGCCGGCATCTTCGCCGACTACCTCTAA
- a CDS encoding tripartite tricarboxylate transporter substrate binding protein → MRFKTLASAAALSMLFAGAATAQEIEKPECIAPAKPGGGFDLTCRIAQGGLKGEMANPIQVTFMPGGIGAVAINQFNTNRTDDPNAIVAFSSGSLLNMAIGKYGQWDEDDVRFTATAGQDYGAIIVKSDSKFETLDDVLAALKENPTSVVLGAGGSVGSQDWMKAALLVRSEGIDPRKMRYVAFDGGGDAMAGLLGGSIEVYTGDVGEIVSMLDAGNIRVLAVMNEERLPDPFADIPTTVELGYADAVWPIIRGYYMGKNVSDEAYDTWVSAFEAAYGTDGWKKTVTDQGLQPVALAGEEMQAEMLKRVERMRSIAKEAGLIN, encoded by the coding sequence ATGCGCTTCAAGACACTGGCATCCGCAGCCGCTCTTTCCATGCTGTTCGCCGGCGCCGCCACCGCCCAGGAGATCGAAAAGCCCGAGTGCATCGCCCCGGCCAAGCCCGGCGGCGGCTTCGACCTGACGTGCCGTATCGCCCAAGGCGGCCTCAAGGGCGAGATGGCGAACCCGATCCAGGTGACGTTCATGCCCGGCGGCATCGGCGCCGTCGCCATCAACCAGTTCAACACCAACCGGACGGACGATCCCAACGCCATCGTCGCCTTCTCCTCCGGCTCGCTCCTCAACATGGCCATCGGCAAATATGGCCAGTGGGACGAGGACGACGTGCGCTTCACGGCCACGGCGGGCCAGGACTACGGCGCGATCATCGTCAAGTCGGACTCCAAGTTCGAGACGCTGGACGACGTTCTCGCCGCACTGAAGGAGAACCCGACGAGCGTCGTGCTGGGCGCCGGCGGCTCGGTTGGCTCGCAGGACTGGATGAAGGCCGCGCTGCTCGTGCGCTCCGAGGGGATCGACCCCCGCAAGATGCGCTACGTCGCGTTCGACGGCGGCGGCGACGCGATGGCCGGCCTGCTCGGCGGCTCGATCGAGGTCTACACCGGTGACGTCGGCGAGATCGTCTCGATGCTGGACGCCGGCAATATCCGCGTGCTCGCCGTCATGAACGAGGAGCGCCTGCCCGACCCGTTCGCCGACATCCCGACCACCGTCGAGCTCGGCTACGCCGACGCCGTGTGGCCGATCATCCGCGGCTACTACATGGGCAAGAACGTGTCCGACGAGGCGTACGACACCTGGGTCTCGGCCTTCGAGGCCGCCTACGGCACGGACGGCTGGAAGAAGACCGTGACCGACCAGGGCCTGCAGCCCGTCGCCCTCGCCGGCGAGGAGATGCAGGCCGAGATGCTCAAGCGCGTCGAGCGGATGCGCAGCATCGCCAAGGAAGCCGGCCTCATCAACTGA
- a CDS encoding response regulator transcription factor: MRILLVEDTRELAESIRDRLAAEGHAVDVEGDGAGADALLAHAVFDLVILDVHLPGLSGFEVLSRMRNRGDTTPVLILTARSQIDDRVTGLDVGADDYMVKPVDFRELAARCRAIVRRRSGAASNRFSAGNFVFDRSARRASVADRDLELRPREVQALELFLANLDRVMTKEEVADRIYTFDEAPSLNAVEQTLTRLRRKLTGTPLTIRTIRGLGYIASVTDG, encoded by the coding sequence ATGCGCATCCTTCTGGTCGAGGACACCCGCGAGCTCGCCGAGAGCATCCGCGACCGCCTCGCCGCCGAGGGCCACGCCGTCGACGTGGAGGGCGACGGGGCGGGCGCGGACGCGCTGCTCGCGCACGCCGTGTTCGACCTCGTCATCCTCGACGTGCACCTGCCGGGCCTCTCCGGGTTCGAGGTGCTCTCGCGCATGCGCAACCGCGGCGACACCACCCCGGTGCTGATCCTCACCGCCCGCTCCCAGATCGACGATCGCGTCACCGGGCTCGACGTCGGCGCGGACGACTACATGGTCAAGCCGGTGGACTTTCGCGAGCTCGCGGCCCGCTGCCGCGCGATCGTGCGGCGGCGTTCGGGGGCGGCGTCGAATCGCTTTTCGGCCGGGAACTTCGTGTTCGACCGGTCGGCACGCCGCGCCAGCGTCGCGGACCGCGACCTGGAGCTGCGCCCGCGCGAGGTGCAGGCGCTGGAGCTGTTCCTCGCCAATCTCGACCGGGTGATGACCAAGGAGGAGGTGGCCGACCGCATCTACACCTTCGACGAGGCGCCCAGCCTCAACGCCGTGGAGCAGACGCTGACGCGGCTGCGGCGCAAGCTCACCGGCACACCGTTGACGATCCGCACCATTCGCGGCCTGGGCTACATCGCGAGCGTCACCGATGGCTGA
- a CDS encoding sensor histidine kinase produces the protein MAEAAAPRPYSLKRRLSVGASSLFALMIAVLSMGLWHYSHSAASRTYDLLLSGAAISILERLALTPDGLEIDLPTSAFDILALAPNDRVFYKIVGDDGTTLTGDAALPGLDDPPPVEEDDAIALSDARFDGEPVRLATSWLELPGAGAPVRIGVAVGQTTLARRAMRADLFLKGLIPLAAVAAAGLVALRTGVALAIRPLVDIERDIRARAPTDLSPLTIAPPRESDALVGAINDFMRRLGASRDNAQSFIADVAHQLRTALFGVEGALAPQASAAPEEQVARGRERVRRTIHLTNQLLSHAMVIHRADNSPPAEVDPAALVRRTLEDTLRDGVADTIGLAVEAEPGSEGARLMGDAVALGEALRNLVDNAIRHGAADNAIVLRLAPETIDGRPALALIVADQGPGIAAADRAAVKERFVTRDDRGGSGLGLAIVAAVARSHHGRLDLRDAPGGGLEAALVVPRSDRATAPPPAAARG, from the coding sequence ATGGCTGAGGCGGCCGCGCCGCGACCCTATTCGCTCAAGCGGCGGCTCTCGGTCGGGGCGTCGAGCCTCTTCGCGCTCATGATCGCGGTGCTGTCGATGGGGCTGTGGCACTACTCGCACAGCGCCGCCTCGCGCACCTACGACCTGCTCCTGTCGGGTGCGGCGATCTCCATCCTGGAGCGCCTCGCGCTGACGCCGGATGGCCTGGAGATCGACTTGCCGACCTCCGCGTTCGACATCCTGGCCCTCGCCCCCAACGACCGCGTCTTCTACAAGATCGTCGGCGACGACGGCACGACGTTGACCGGCGATGCCGCGCTACCCGGCCTGGACGATCCGCCCCCCGTGGAGGAGGACGACGCCATCGCCCTCTCCGACGCGCGGTTCGACGGGGAGCCGGTGCGGCTGGCGACGAGCTGGCTCGAGCTGCCGGGCGCCGGCGCGCCGGTGCGCATCGGCGTCGCGGTGGGGCAGACGACGCTGGCCCGCCGGGCGATGCGCGCGGACCTCTTCCTCAAGGGTCTCATCCCGCTGGCGGCGGTGGCAGCGGCGGGGCTCGTCGCCCTGCGGACCGGGGTGGCGCTGGCGATCCGGCCGCTGGTGGACATCGAGCGCGACATCCGCGCCCGGGCGCCGACGGATCTCTCACCCCTCACCATCGCCCCGCCGCGCGAGAGCGACGCGCTGGTCGGCGCCATCAACGACTTCATGCGCCGGCTGGGCGCCAGTCGCGACAACGCGCAGAGCTTCATCGCCGACGTGGCGCACCAGCTGCGCACCGCACTGTTCGGCGTCGAGGGGGCGCTGGCGCCGCAGGCCAGCGCCGCGCCGGAGGAACAGGTGGCGCGTGGGCGCGAGCGCGTGCGGCGCACGATCCACCTCACCAACCAGCTCCTGTCCCACGCCATGGTGATCCACCGGGCCGACAATTCGCCGCCCGCCGAGGTGGACCCCGCCGCGCTCGTCCGCCGCACGCTGGAGGACACCCTGCGGGACGGGGTGGCCGACACCATCGGCCTCGCGGTGGAGGCCGAACCCGGCAGCGAGGGGGCCCGGCTGATGGGCGATGCGGTGGCGTTGGGTGAGGCGTTGCGCAACCTCGTCGACAACGCGATCCGCCACGGGGCGGCCGACAACGCGATCGTCTTGCGCCTGGCGCCCGAGACGATCGACGGCCGTCCGGCGCTGGCGCTGATCGTCGCCGACCAGGGCCCGGGCATCGCCGCGGCCGACCGTGCCGCCGTGAAGGAGCGGTTCGTCACGCGGGACGACCGCGGCGGCTCGGGGCTGGGCCTCGCCATCGTCGCGGCGGTGGCGCGCAGCCACCACGGCCGACTGGACCTGCGCGACGCACCCGGCGGAGGGCTGGAGGCCGCCCTGGTGGTGCCGCGGTCCGACCGGGCGACGGCGCCTCCGCCGGCCGCGGCGCGGGGCTGA
- a CDS encoding ABC transporter substrate-binding protein: MRLARLLAFLVVVGLAACQSEPRDILVWSATDAEAMDGVLAQFAARNPDLTVRYTEYNTSELHAAVLALETAGPDVERPDVVISSAMDLQVDLVNRGMAIPLGIESRGPDWANWRGELYGFTIEPVAMIYNVAAFRDRTLPTSRSELAGMIRDEPDVFNGRVATYDITRSGVGYMFATQDAVRGYQSTRLVETLGRAGVRTFCCTGMMIDGVATGDLMLAYNVIGSYSLAAAAEDPRVAVHFLSDYTLVFARSAFVPHWTRAPHAATRFVAYLVSAAGQATIAGGSQLLPLAGPGWAEAMEAGVSQAPVRMSPGLLTFLDKLKKERFLREWRLTQVQDVP, translated from the coding sequence GTGCGCCTCGCCCGTCTGCTTGCGTTCCTCGTCGTGGTGGGGCTCGCCGCCTGCCAGAGCGAGCCGCGCGACATCCTCGTCTGGAGCGCCACCGACGCGGAGGCGATGGACGGCGTGCTGGCCCAGTTCGCCGCCCGGAACCCCGACCTCACCGTCCGCTACACCGAGTACAACACCAGCGAGCTGCACGCCGCCGTGCTCGCGCTCGAGACCGCCGGCCCCGACGTCGAGCGGCCCGACGTCGTCATTTCCTCGGCGATGGATTTGCAGGTGGATCTCGTCAATCGCGGCATGGCGATCCCGCTCGGTATCGAGAGCCGCGGCCCCGACTGGGCGAACTGGCGCGGCGAACTCTACGGCTTCACCATCGAGCCGGTGGCGATGATCTACAACGTCGCCGCGTTCCGGGACCGCACGCTGCCGACCAGCCGGTCCGAGCTGGCGGGCATGATCCGCGACGAGCCGGACGTCTTCAACGGCCGCGTCGCCACCTACGACATCACGCGCTCGGGCGTCGGCTACATGTTCGCCACTCAGGACGCCGTGCGGGGCTATCAGTCGACGAGGCTGGTGGAGACGCTCGGCCGCGCCGGCGTGCGCACCTTCTGCTGCACCGGCATGATGATCGACGGGGTGGCGACGGGCGATCTCATGCTGGCCTACAACGTGATCGGCTCCTATTCGCTGGCCGCCGCGGCCGAGGATCCGCGCGTCGCCGTGCACTTCCTCAGCGACTATACGCTGGTGTTTGCCCGCTCGGCCTTCGTGCCGCACTGGACCCGCGCACCGCATGCGGCGACGCGCTTCGTCGCCTATCTCGTCTCGGCCGCGGGGCAGGCGACGATCGCCGGCGGATCGCAGCTGCTGCCGCTGGCGGGGCCGGGCTGGGCGGAGGCGATGGAGGCGGGCGTGTCGCAGGCGCCGGTGCGCATGAGCCCGGGCCTGCTGACCTTCCTCGACAAGCTGAAGAAGGAGCGTTTCCTGCGCGAATGGCGCCTGACGCAGGTGCAGGACGTCCCCTGA